TTATTGATGAAGATGGTGTGGTACAACACGAGAGTATAAACAATATGCCAATTGGTAGAAACGTGAATGAATACTTACGTATTGTTGATGCTTTAACTCATGTTCAAGAAAAAGGAGAAGTTTGTCCTGCAAACTGGGAAGAAGGTAAAGAAGCTATGCAAGCAAATGCAAAAGGAACTGCTGAATATTTAGCTTCTCACTAATTAGTAATATATCAAACTCTAAATTTTAAATTTATTGAAATTTAGAGTTTGTAATTTAAAATATATAATTATGGTTCAAGAGTTAAGTGAAGATAACTTACAAGAAATAGTGAACAGCAATGAAACCGTTGTTGTACAGTATTCTGCCACATGGTGTGGTAATTGTAGAATTATGAAACCAAAGGTTAAGAAATTGGCCTCTGAATTAGAAAATATTACTTTTGTAATTGCTGATGCTGAAAAATTTCCGGAATCTAGAAAATTAGCAACGGTAGATAATCTACCAACATTTGCTACTTTTAAAAATGGCACTTTTGTTAATCAAACACAGACTAATAAGTTAGATGTGTTAAAAGAATTAGTAGATGAAGTTACCAGTAATTAAGCATTTGTCCCAATTCATTGAAGACAATGATGAAGACTTTTTAGTCGAAACTATCGAAACTTTAGAGCACTTAACAGAGGTGCCTTCATTAAAAGATGAAGAACTTGATGTTATAGGAGAAATTATCTCTAATATGTAT
The nucleotide sequence above comes from Aureibaculum algae. Encoded proteins:
- a CDS encoding thioredoxin family protein yields the protein MVQELSEDNLQEIVNSNETVVVQYSATWCGNCRIMKPKVKKLASELENITFVIADAEKFPESRKLATVDNLPTFATFKNGTFVNQTQTNKLDVLKELVDEVTSN
- a CDS encoding DUF6952 family protein, producing the protein MKLPVIKHLSQFIEDNDEDFLVETIETLEHLTEVPSLKDEELDVIGEIISNMYGALEVNKMIKEGTPKKEALNSFMKRVMGSIDN